The DNA region TCCTTTTGACATGGTGCTAATATTTTGATTACAAACAATTTAACCATTAAACAGGTTAAGCGTATTACATTGCAAAGATAGACATTGCTGTGTTATAAAATCAGGAAACAGGAAGAATAGGGCTGCTCAGGTAGCCAACAATGAACAAAAACCAGAAATGCGTGACATACATGATGCCCATAGGTTTTCCACGACCTGAAACCTAATGAGCAGATAACATTATAAAACTTCCAATTAAAATAGGTTTTGAAAGCATGCTTATCAGCCTTGTATGAACCGGCGACTTAAGATCACAATCTGTTAAGTTCGTCAGTATTATCGATAAATTTATTTAGCTCACAATACAAGCGCTGAACGGGCAGTCCCATTACATTGTAGTATGAGCCATCAATCCTTTCAACGCCAATATATCCAATCCATTCCTGAATACCGTAAGCTCCGGCCTTATCCAATGGTTTAAAGTTATGCACATAAAAATCAATCTCATCCGTTTCCAGTTTCCTGAAATAAACATCTGTATTCACGAAAAAAGATGTTGATTTATCAACAGTTCTCAGGCAAACGCCTGTAGCAACGGTATGCTTTTTACCCGACAGCCGGCCGAGCATCAACCTTGCTTCAGCTTCATCAGCAGGCTTCCCAATACATTCATTATCAAGCCATACAATGGTATCTGCAGTAATCAGCAGGCTATTCACCGGCAAATCATCAAAGTCAAACGCATCAGCTTTTGCCCGGCAAATATGTAAAGCAATTTCTTCGCAAACCAAATGCGCAGGAAAAGCTTCATCAGTTGGTTTAACTTTAATATCAAAGGAAAGCCCTAACTCGCGCAGCAGCATTTGCCTTCGCGGAGACTGCGAAGCTAAAATAAATTGATATCCGGAATTATTTAACACTTTCATCATCATCAACATCAGTTACAAACAGATTGCCAAGGGAATCATTCCCAGAATACCAATCAGCATTACCAGTTTCATCAACAAACTAACAAAATGAAAATCAGCTTTTGATTCGGATTTCAGCACTTTGAAAGCAATAAAAACAAGGGGTACGCCAACAGCCAGGATAAAATATAAGGATGGAATTGTCAATTGAAATTCAAAAAGACTCCAGCTAAAAAAGCCAATCAACACCATAGTTAAAACGAGAAGCAACACAGCCAGCCGGCGTGTAACAGCCATTCCATAAACAAGAGGTAATGTCTGGCAGGCAGCTTTCAGGTCGCCTTCTGCATCTTCAGCATCTTTTACTATTTCCCTGACCAACGAAAGCAAAAAAGCGAAACAAGTAAAAACCAGCACAACTTTAGTAATAAGATGAAGGCTGGTATAAACCATCATAAAATTGCCAGCCTGAAGCCTCAGTGCAAAAAATTCAAACAACCAGACAATAACCGGAACAATAGCTGACAAAAAGGCCACAACCAGATTCCCAGCGAGAAGTAATTTCTTATATCTTTCAGAATAAAGCCAAAGCAGCAGTATAATCATCGGAAAAATCATGCCTAACCGCCAGGCCCCCACCATCCAAGAAAGATAGAATCCAGCCACAATAGCAAAACCGTTTAAAAAATAATAAAGCCTGAAAACCATTTTTTCCGAAAAAAATCCAGAAACAAACAGGCTTTCAGGCTTATTCACCTTATCAGTTTCTACATCAAAGTAGTCGTTGATGATATAACCTGCAGCTGCAGTAACTACAGTAACAATTACCAGCAGAATAAAGAGGAAGTTACTTAAGGCAGGTTGTATACCCGCTTGCGAATAAACCGGACCAATAATAGCAATACGTACCAATACCTGGGTAAGTATGATAATAATGAGGTTGGGCCAGCGAATAAAGCGCAGGAAAGACGAGACAGAATCAAGAAAACTTTTCAAAATAAGCTTGAATTACCAGTGATAAGCATTGCCATTCATCCATTTTCCCTGAACCTTCATCACCTGTTCAATAACATCGCGAACACAGCCTTCGCCACCATTAAAATGAGAAATATAACTGCATATATCGCGAATCTCCTGAGCAGCATCTGCCGGACAAACAGGCATACCAACCTTTTTCATCACATGATAATCAGGAATATCGTCACCCATATAAAGTACCTCATCGGTATTCAGGCCATTTTCAGAGATATATTTGTCAAAAACCTCAAGTTTATTTTCAACGCCTAAAAAAACATCAGTCAGTTTAAGTGCATTGCAGCGGTGGCGCATTGATTCGGAGTATCCTCCCGAAATAACAGCAATTCTGTAACCGCTCTTGACAGCTAATTGCAGCGCATACCCATCCTTCACATGACCAGTCCGGAGCTGATCTCCTGAATTTGTAATTAAAATTACGCCATTGGTAAGTACACCATCATAATCAAAAATGAAGGTCGTAATTCCGGAAAGTTTTTCTTTATAATTTGACATGACTTATCATTTAACAGGCCTTGCCTGAATTTTTAAGTTTTACAATATGGCTACTGATTAATTTGTAAACCTCGGCAAGTTCGGGATTTTGCTTCAACAACTCAAGATGCTGGTCAATGGTTGGCCAGTCAGCTCTCACAGCCGGGCCGGTTTGCAACTGGGCAGCATCGCCGCCTTTTAACCGCAAAGCTGTTTCCTGAATCAAAGGCAAAAGTATATCAGGGTTAACATCGCAATTTGCCAGCAAACAATCGGCAACCGCATACATATAATTGGTAAAGTTATTAGCAAAAACAGCGGCAAGATGAATAGAAGCTCTTTGCAAAGAATCAAGGAACCGCACATCTGACGACAACTTCCGGGCTACGGCAGCGAGGGCTATTTCAATCTCGGAAGAAGTTCCTTCAATACAAAATGGCACTTTAGCAATATCAGGGCTGGAATGTTTTGTAAATGATTGCAGGGGGTAAAAAACACCTCCCTGAAGCCCCTGACGGGAAATAACGTCAAGAGATAATGAGCCGGATGTATGCGCAACAATCCCTTTAAACCGGCCTGATCTCCTTAAATCTATAGCTATATCAGGAATTGCCTTATCGGGAAGTGCCAGAATTAATAAATCAGTATCCATGCGCAGATCTTCCAGAGACTCAACTGGCAATGCATTTACTATTGCAGCGAGTGCTGATGCATGATGCAGGTTTCTGGAACAGACATTCCTGATGACCAAACCAGCCCTTTTGAGTGCAGGAGCAAGATTTGACGCAACATTGCCGGAACCGGCAAAAGAAACAGTTTTAATTTCAGGAAGAGGCATCACAGATGTTTGCTGCGAAGGTACAAAATTAGCATGAAATGTTACTCAGCTGCCTGCTTTGCTTTTACTGCTCTTCTCCAAACGCTGACTGTCACACCAGTAAACATGATAATTGTTCCAAGCCAAAGCACCCATATCCATGGGAAGAACATAATCTTTAAAGCTATAAATTCAGCTTGCTTTTCAAAAACACCCATATGGATAGTTTCAGGTTTGTCTGAAACTTTTTCAAACTGAAGCTTAACACCCTGGTTTTTCAATTCAACAATGCCACTTTCGGCATAACTATCTTTAATAGAATAAGTCATTGGATAACTTTTCCATAATCCTGTTGAATCAGCCGCTTTTATCACTGCTGTAATGGCAACTTCAGTAACATCCTTATTAACAGAAGCAAGGTAAAGCGAATCGAAAATAACTAAGGAGTTCCCAATCATCAGCGAATCACCAAGTTCAAATTCAGCACTGCCAGCATAAACATAACCATCAGGTAAACGCTTTGATTTATCATTTGCGAAAGTGATAAACATAAAGACATCGCCCAAAAGCATATTACGAGTATCGGGATTGTACACATTCCCCATTCGGCTATTATACTTTATAGAAGGATAAACAGAGTACAAAACTTCTAATTTCTGATCAGTTCCCTGTTTCAGAAAATCTATCTGGTAAAAAACTTCATCACGATCTTCCTTACTATCGCTGAAACAAACCAGGTAATCACCCATTTGCTTGGGCTCTCCTTTATAAAGCATGATGTTATCACCACTTCCTGTTGTTCCGCTTTTGCCAACACGTGAAAGCGTAATTGTATTAGAGAACGCGATGAGAACGCCTAACAAAAATATGCCAAATCCAACATGAGTGAGTGCAGCACCAATGTTGGCCTTGCCACCGGCAAACCGGATAAGGTAAGCGAAAGAGGTGAGAATAGTAAAAATGATGCTAAACAGAAAAATACCATGGATAACCACCATGTTTTTATCCATAATAAATCCGGCGATGGCCAGTAACAAAGCCAGAATAAAAGGAACAGATATTCTCCGGAGAAATAATTTTATATCATTTTGCCCATACACAACATATTGGCCAACACCCAGCAAAACAGCCACCAAAATAGCGAAAGGTGTTTGCCAGGTATTATAAAAACCAACAACATCCGAAGGAGGCGCAAAACCAGTACCAAAAATTTTATTCACAACCGGCACTGAAGTAGTACTGATAACCTGAAAAGCAGATAAAATCAACACAATAGCTCCGTACAACATCATAAAATCTCTGGTAAAAAAGGCCGGCAGGTCGTTAACGGCTATACTCTTTCTTTTGCTGAAAAGCATCCAGGCGGGAACAATTGTAAATACAGCAGTAAACAAAATAAGTTGAAAGCTCCTTCCATCATCACCAAAAGCATGAACAGAAGTTTCGCCTAACACACCTGATCGGGTAAGATAACTGGCGTATAAAACCATGACAAACCCGAGAAAAGACAGAATATATGTCCCCAGATAGAATTTATCCCTTTTATAAGCCAGCAACATATAGTGTAAAGCAGCAACAAGCACAAGCCATGGCACAAGTGAAGCATTCTCAACCGGATCCCATGCCCAAAAGCCTCCGAAAGTAAGCGACTGATATGCCCAGGCGCCGCCCATTATCAAACCAATGCCCAACAAGCCAATAGTAAGCGAAATCCATGGCAATGTTGGCTTCAACCAATATCTCTTATCATTCTGAATGAGAGAAGCAAAGGCAAAAGCAAATGGGAAAATAGCTGTAGCATAACCCATAAAAAGCAGTGGCGGGTGAATTACCATCCACGGATTTTCAAGCAAAGGATTCAAGCCATTCCCATCAGTAATAAGACTGAGGTATGATGGATTCCTGAAGAAATCGTTACCCATATTTTCCGGCACCAACCTTAGCAACTGAAACGGATCGCTCCCAAGTGATAATCCAGCAAAACGATAGCCCAGCACCATTGACATCAGAAACATTTGCGCAAAAATAATCACCATCATTGCAGGAGCTTCCAGCTTTCGCGAAGTATACATCGCTCCAATCCCGAATGTACCGATGAAAAAAGCCCAAAGCAGAAAACTTCCTTCCTGCCCTGCCCAGAAACTGGAAATAATATATTTTGCAGGCATGAACGAAGAAGAATGCTTATACACATAAGCATACTCAAAGTAATGATTTACAATTATATAAAAAAGCGCCAGACAAATTCCAACTATGGAGAAAGTCTGAACAAGATAGGCTATACGGGCCATTTTTCGCTGAAAACCACTTCCTGCCCTTTTTTTCGCAACCTGCAGGTAAAAATACAACCCGGCAAAACCTGATAAAAAAGATAAAAAAATCAGAAATCGTCCGATTGCACCAGGCGTAAGATGCTCTCCAATATATGCAACGTCTGTCATAAGTAGATATTTGTCAGTATTTAAACATTTGCTTAGCTTCAATCAAAAAGAAAAAAAATACGTTTCTTTTCAAGGCACTAAAATACAATTCTTTCCTTTGCTTTTACCGGTGAAATAAATCATCTTTGTATTGACATTACCTCAATGATTAAAAATAAAATCGCTTCATCTGGCAAACCTGAACATGAATAATGAAATCTGAAATCAGAATAGCAGACAACTCCAAAACCATTAATGATTTTATCAAGTTACCAGGCAGCATCCATGCCAGTCACACCAATTGGCTTCCGCCTTTGTATCAGGACGAAAGAGCTTTTTTCAATCCCCGTAAAAACAGAGCTTTTTCCTATTGTGACACAATTTTGGCAGTAGCATATGTTTCCGGCCGGCCCAGAGGCAGAATAATGGGCATTATTCATCGTGATTACAATACGTTGCATCAGGAAAAAACAGCCAGGTTTGGGTTCTTTGACTGCTATGAAGATTTTGAAGTTGCAACAGAACTTATTGAATATATCAAAGTATGGGCCATGCAAAAAGGAATGCAATGCTTAACCGGACCATATGGTTTTTCAGACAGAGATCCGCAGGGCTTTTTAATAGAAGGCAACAACGATGTTCCTCTCATTGATACCAATTGCAACCTGCCCTACATGACAGACTTCCTCACCAGGGCTGGTTTTGAAAAACTGATTGATTGTTTAACGTACAAGTTTGATATTCACTTACTCTTCCCGGAGGTATATAACCGAACACGACAACGAGCTGAAAGTGCCCATCGTTATCAACTTTTAGAATTTAAGTCAAAAAAAGAGCTCAAGCCATACATATTACCGGTCCTTCAACTTACCAATGAAACATATAGCCATCTATATGGCTTTTACCCTCTGAACGAAACTGATATGAAAGACCTGGCCAACAGGTATATGCCAGTTCTCGATCCCGAGTTTGTAAAAGTAGTTATGTTCAATAACGAGGTAATCGCTTATGTGGTAGGCCTGCAGAACATGTCGGCCGGTTTAAAACGCGCCAAAGGCCGGCTCTTCCCGTTAGGATGGTATCATATTCTGAAATCAATCAAAAAAGCCGAGCAGCTTGATTTAATGTTGGGCGCTGTCAAGCAAGAACAACAAGGTCTGGGCCTGGAAATCTGGATGGGAATGAAACTGCTTGAATCAGCCAAAAAAAAGGGAATAAAAACCATTGAAACGCACCTTATACTTGAAACCAACCTGAGAATGAGAGCTGTGCTTGAACGCCTGAATATTCCCATAGCTAAGCGATTCAGAGTATATACCACTTTTTTTAACCAGACAGGACAACCTGAAAATATTTAAAATTAAGGATACCCAAGGTCCGGTATATGCCCAAAAAAAGAGCGTCTAAAGAAACGCTCTTTCAACATATTACAAATTATCATCAACTATTCAGTATAAATTACCTTTTGCATAAACATCTTTCCGTCGTATACCATTCTCAAGAAGTAGACGCCCGGACTTGTTTTTTTATTATCGTTCAATGTACCATCCCAACTAAATGCATTTAATCCTTGTGGCAAATCTTCATTAACAAGTTCTGCGATACGTTTTCCGCTCAATTCATAAACTGAAACATTCACAAATCCCCTTTGAGGCAAATCAAAACTTACATTCACGTTATTACTGAATGGATTGGGAAAGGCCTTAAATCCAACAGAACTTTTCATATGTTCATCAATACCCACATTCAAAGGACTGTAATTGAGAACCATATTTTTGAAATACAGCTCATCCTGTACAGTTATTGAAACAACATCCGGTCCCTTTGTAAAAGTTACTGAGGTAGATGGTCCGGCTGCTCCACCATTGGCAGAATTCCGGCTGGTATACTCAACCCAAATCTGATAGGTTCCGTCAGGCACAAGATTTCCGGCTAAATCGCGGCAATCCCACGATATGGTATGCGTCTGATGATTAGGTAAAGTTGCTCCGGTGATAGCACTAACACTATTGTTACCTGAAGAAGCCATCCACTTTACCAAATGCTGCTTGCGATTATTGGCCATCACTTTACGTGAGATAATAAAATTCCCTTGTTCATCCTTTACCCATATTGCCAATACATTTTTGGGCGAATAAGTTGCACCGTTACTCACCGTCAGGACAGTAAAGGTAACTGTTCCATCTGTTGACAAGGTAGCATTTGCTGCCAGTGAAACACTGGAATTAAAAATCGGGCTTATAGCCAGAAGAAACAATGTTGAAAGAAAATTGTTTTTTTTCATAGTGTGAGAGCGTTATTTGTAATTACAAAGTTAGATAACTTAATTTGTTTTTCAGCCATTTTTCAACTATTACCAAACAAAAACAGACAATCTGAATGGCATGCGACAAAAAATAAGCCATCAACTGAATACAACATCCTAACCAAAGAAAAGGCCCGGGAACTGAAGATTTTTTGCTCAGGAATGAGGAATACTTCCCCGAAATGGGGAGGATCGCTTTTTTAAGGAGAGACCATTCTATAAGTCTAAACCGCAAAGGAGATATAAACAGTAAACAGAAGTAAACAGCAAGGGTAGAATCGGACACCACAAAAAAAATCCCCGGTTAATTCTAACCAGGGATTTCAATTAATTCAGAACCAAATTATTTGGCATATTTAAAATCTTTGCCTAAGTATCTGGCAGAACTACCAAGAATTTCCTCAATACGAAGAAGTTGGTTATATTTTGCAATTCTGTCAGTACGGCTGGCTGAACCAGTTTTAATCAGGCCTGTATTTAAAGCCACAGCAAGGTCAGCAATCGTAGTATCTTCTGTTTCACCTGAGCGATGACTCATTACGGCAGTATAACCATTGCGGTAAGCCAGATTAACGGCATCAATTGTTTCAGTAAGGCTACCAATCTGATTTACTTTAACAAGAATTGAATTGGCCACACCACGGTCGATACCCATTTGCAGACGCTTAGAATTAGTAACAAATAAATCGTCACCGACAAGCTGAATTTTCTTACCCATCACATCAGTCATCAACTTCCAGCCATCCCAGTCATCTTCAGCCATACCAT from Lentimicrobiaceae bacterium includes:
- a CDS encoding DUF2271 domain-containing protein; amino-acid sequence: MKKNNFLSTLFLLAISPIFNSSVSLAANATLSTDGTVTFTVLTVSNGATYSPKNVLAIWVKDEQGNFIISRKVMANNRKQHLVKWMASSGNNSVSAITGATLPNHQTHTISWDCRDLAGNLVPDGTYQIWVEYTSRNSANGGAAGPSTSVTFTKGPDVVSITVQDELYFKNMVLNYSPLNVGIDEHMKSSVGFKAFPNPFSNNVNVSFDLPQRGFVNVSVYELSGKRIAELVNEDLPQGLNAFSWDGTLNDNKKTSPGVYFLRMVYDGKMFMQKVIYTE
- the maf gene encoding septum formation protein Maf, producing the protein MLNNSGYQFILASQSPRRQMLLRELGLSFDIKVKPTDEAFPAHLVCEEIALHICRAKADAFDFDDLPVNSLLITADTIVWLDNECIGKPADEAEARLMLGRLSGKKHTVATGVCLRTVDKSTSFFVNTDVYFRKLETDEIDFYVHNFKPLDKAGAYGIQEWIGYIGVERIDGSYYNVMGLPVQRLYCELNKFIDNTDELNRL
- a CDS encoding HAD-IIIA family hydrolase, with protein sequence MSNYKEKLSGITTFIFDYDGVLTNGVILITNSGDQLRTGHVKDGYALQLAVKSGYRIAVISGGYSESMRHRCNALKLTDVFLGVENKLEVFDKYISENGLNTDEVLYMGDDIPDYHVMKKVGMPVCPADAAQEIRDICSYISHFNGGEGCVRDVIEQVMKVQGKWMNGNAYHW
- the ccsA gene encoding cytochrome c biogenesis protein CcsA, which translates into the protein MTDVAYIGEHLTPGAIGRFLIFLSFLSGFAGLYFYLQVAKKRAGSGFQRKMARIAYLVQTFSIVGICLALFYIIVNHYFEYAYVYKHSSSFMPAKYIISSFWAGQEGSFLLWAFFIGTFGIGAMYTSRKLEAPAMMVIIFAQMFLMSMVLGYRFAGLSLGSDPFQLLRLVPENMGNDFFRNPSYLSLITDGNGLNPLLENPWMVIHPPLLFMGYATAIFPFAFAFASLIQNDKRYWLKPTLPWISLTIGLLGIGLIMGGAWAYQSLTFGGFWAWDPVENASLVPWLVLVAALHYMLLAYKRDKFYLGTYILSFLGFVMVLYASYLTRSGVLGETSVHAFGDDGRSFQLILFTAVFTIVPAWMLFSKRKSIAVNDLPAFFTRDFMMLYGAIVLILSAFQVISTTSVPVVNKIFGTGFAPPSDVVGFYNTWQTPFAILVAVLLGVGQYVVYGQNDIKLFLRRISVPFILALLLAIAGFIMDKNMVVIHGIFLFSIIFTILTSFAYLIRFAGGKANIGAALTHVGFGIFLLGVLIAFSNTITLSRVGKSGTTGSGDNIMLYKGEPKQMGDYLVCFSDSKEDRDEVFYQIDFLKQGTDQKLEVLYSVYPSIKYNSRMGNVYNPDTRNMLLGDVFMFITFANDKSKRLPDGYVYAGSAEFELGDSLMIGNSLVIFDSLYLASVNKDVTEVAITAVIKAADSTGLWKSYPMTYSIKDSYAESGIVELKNQGVKLQFEKVSDKPETIHMGVFEKQAEFIALKIMFFPWIWVLWLGTIIMFTGVTVSVWRRAVKAKQAAE
- a CDS encoding DUF2520 domain-containing protein encodes the protein MPLPEIKTVSFAGSGNVASNLAPALKRAGLVIRNVCSRNLHHASALAAIVNALPVESLEDLRMDTDLLILALPDKAIPDIAIDLRRSGRFKGIVAHTSGSLSLDVISRQGLQGGVFYPLQSFTKHSSPDIAKVPFCIEGTSSEIEIALAAVARKLSSDVRFLDSLQRASIHLAAVFANNFTNYMYAVADCLLANCDVNPDILLPLIQETALRLKGGDAAQLQTGPAVRADWPTIDQHLELLKQNPELAEVYKLISSHIVKLKNSGKAC
- a CDS encoding geranylgeranylglycerol-phosphate geranylgeranyltransferase, with translation MKSFLDSVSSFLRFIRWPNLIIIILTQVLVRIAIIGPVYSQAGIQPALSNFLFILLVIVTVVTAAAGYIINDYFDVETDKVNKPESLFVSGFFSEKMVFRLYYFLNGFAIVAGFYLSWMVGAWRLGMIFPMIILLLWLYSERYKKLLLAGNLVVAFLSAIVPVIVWLFEFFALRLQAGNFMMVYTSLHLITKVVLVFTCFAFLLSLVREIVKDAEDAEGDLKAACQTLPLVYGMAVTRRLAVLLLVLTMVLIGFFSWSLFEFQLTIPSLYFILAVGVPLVFIAFKVLKSESKADFHFVSLLMKLVMLIGILGMIPLAICL